A genome region from Nicotiana tabacum cultivar K326 chromosome 13, ASM71507v2, whole genome shotgun sequence includes the following:
- the LOC107815982 gene encoding small ribosomal subunit protein uS13z/uS13y/uS13x-like: MSLVANEEFQHILRVQNTNVDGKQKIMFALTSIKGIGRRFANIACKKADIDMNKRAGELTAAELDSVMVVVANPRQFKIPDWFLNRQKDYKDGKFSQVTSNALDMKLRDDLERLKKIRNHRGLRHYWGLRVRGQHTKTTGRRGKTVGVSKKR; encoded by the exons ATG TCGCTCGTTGCAAATGAAGAATTTCAGCACATTCTTCGTGTGCAAAACACCAACGTCGATGGGAAACAAAAGATCATGTTTGCTTTGACCTCAATCAAAGGTATCGGTCGTCGTTTTGCCAACATTGCCTGCAAGAAAGCTGATATCGACATGAACAAGAG GGCGGGTGAACTTACTGCTGCAGAGCTTGACAGTGTGATGGTGGTTGTTGCAAATCCCCGTCAATTCAAAATACCTGATTGGTTTTTGAATAGGCAGAAGGATTACAAGGATGGGAAATTTTCACAAGTTACCTCTAATGCTCTTGACATGAAGCTTAGGGATGACCTCGAACGCCTGAAGAAGATCAG GAATCATCGTGGTTTACGTCACTACTGGGGTCTCCGAGTGCGTGGTCAGCACACAAAGACCACAGGGCGCAGGGGGAAGACTGTTGGTGTCTCGAAAAAGAGATAA